The following coding sequences are from one Nitrosopumilaceae archaeon window:
- a CDS encoding 50S ribosomal protein L15e, producing the protein MLSHQDQTWLKMWKENAPELRAKAVEWRKQNALTRIDRPSRIQKARRLGYKAKQGIVVVRMRVGRGNMRKKRPVAGRRPKHLGVTRIKPDVSMQQVAERRVLERFPNMKLLGSYYVYKDGIYLWYEIIMVDPSHPRISKDKEMRGKLVDLKN; encoded by the coding sequence ATGCTTAGCCATCAGGATCAAACTTGGTTAAAGATGTGGAAGGAAAACGCACCTGAACTGAGAGCGAAAGCAGTAGAATGGAGAAAACAAAATGCACTTACTAGAATTGATCGACCAAGCAGAATACAAAAGGCAAGAAGACTTGGATACAAGGCAAAACAAGGAATAGTTGTTGTAAGAATGCGTGTAGGTAGAGGAAACATGCGCAAGAAAAGACCAGTAGCAGGAAGAAGACCAAAGCACCTTGGTGTTACAAGAATAAAACCAGATGTTTCCATGCAACAAGTTGCAGAACGTCGTGTACTTGAAAGATTTCCAAACATGAAACTTCTCGGCTCATATTATGTCTATAAAGATGGAATTTATCTTTGGTATGAAATAATTATGGTAGACCCGTCACATCCAAGGATCTCTAAAGATAAGGAAATGCGCGGTAAGCTTGTAGATTTGAAGAATTGA
- a CDS encoding thioredoxin-like domain-containing protein, with translation MFDEVFTRITKAQNFPDGYDWINVKEPLSLEKLKGQIIVLDFWTYCCINCMHMLPALASLEKKYEGKPVIFIGVHSAKFFNEQDKKNIESAVARYEISHPVVVDRNMSIWRKYDVSGWPTIIIIDPNGTIVYKQSGEGQKESIEDTVDVLLEKHSKTGTLAREPFNIEYKKSQNKATLSFPGKISISKGKIVLSDSNHNRIIVTNLSGKIEHIIGSGKIGFSDGSFETATFFRPQGVVWKDDSVIVADTENHAIRKIDVINKKVITLVGTGRQGPWISQGGKGKEISITSPWDVAQKGNLIFIAMAGNHQIWTYDMESGIAKPFAGNGYENIIDGEKQQAQLAQPSGLSISGTKLYFADSEVSAIREIDLETNQVKTTVGHGLFVFGHKDGHVDEALFQHPLGVYASKNKIYVADTYNSAIREIDLETNQVKTTVGKTEMNGMCRLDDPTCDSLGLYEPSDIELFQDKMYITDTNNHLIRVYDMNSNILQTLEIKN, from the coding sequence ATGTTTGATGAAGTTTTCACTAGAATAACAAAAGCACAAAATTTTCCAGACGGTTATGATTGGATTAATGTAAAGGAACCCCTTTCGCTTGAAAAACTAAAAGGTCAGATAATAGTGTTGGATTTTTGGACATACTGTTGCATAAATTGTATGCATATGCTTCCCGCCTTAGCATCATTAGAGAAAAAATATGAAGGCAAACCGGTCATTTTTATTGGCGTACATTCAGCAAAATTCTTCAATGAACAAGACAAAAAAAATATCGAAAGTGCTGTTGCAAGATATGAAATTTCCCATCCAGTAGTCGTAGATAGGAACATGTCAATTTGGCGTAAGTACGATGTTAGTGGATGGCCTACAATCATTATCATAGATCCCAATGGAACTATAGTTTACAAACAATCAGGTGAAGGCCAAAAGGAATCAATTGAAGATACTGTAGATGTACTTTTAGAGAAACATTCCAAAACAGGAACTCTTGCAAGAGAACCTTTCAATATAGAATATAAAAAATCACAGAACAAGGCAACACTTTCCTTTCCAGGAAAAATATCAATATCCAAAGGTAAAATCGTATTGTCTGATTCAAACCACAACAGAATCATTGTTACCAATCTTTCTGGCAAAATCGAACACATCATAGGAAGTGGGAAGATTGGATTTTCTGATGGCAGTTTTGAAACTGCAACTTTTTTCAGGCCACAAGGAGTAGTATGGAAAGATGATTCTGTAATAGTGGCAGATACTGAAAATCACGCCATAAGAAAAATAGACGTGATAAACAAAAAAGTCATCACCCTTGTTGGGACAGGACGTCAAGGTCCGTGGATTTCACAAGGTGGAAAGGGAAAAGAAATTTCCATCACATCGCCATGGGATGTGGCACAAAAAGGTAATCTAATTTTCATTGCAATGGCAGGAAATCACCAGATTTGGACATATGATATGGAATCAGGTATTGCAAAACCATTTGCTGGAAATGGATATGAAAATATTATCGATGGTGAAAAACAACAAGCACAACTTGCACAACCAAGTGGGCTTTCTATATCAGGAACCAAATTATATTTTGCAGATAGTGAAGTCTCTGCAATCAGAGAAATTGATCTAGAAACTAATCAAGTAAAGACAACAGTTGGTCACGGATTATTTGTATTTGGGCACAAAGATGGTCATGTTGATGAAGCATTGTTTCAACACCCATTAGGAGTATATGCATCAAAGAACAAGATCTATGTTGCAGATACTTACAACTCTGCAATCAGAGAAATTGATCTAGAAACTAATCAAGTAAAGACAACAGTTGGAAAAACAGAAATGAATGGAATGTGTAGATTAGATGACCCAACATGTGATTCCCTTGGTCTTTATGAGCCAAGCGATATAGAATTATTCCAAGATAAGATGTACATTACCGATACAAATAATCATTTGATTAGAGTTTACGATATGAATTCGAACATACTACAAACTCTTGAAATAAAGAATTAG
- a CDS encoding Lrp/AsnC ligand binding domain-containing protein, protein MEKAYILIGCELGSENDIVSKLSKMDKVKDARIVYGDYDIVVEVETETEAQMDSIITKKIRKLDKVRSTMTLGIVN, encoded by the coding sequence ATGGAAAAGGCGTATATCCTCATAGGCTGTGAACTTGGATCTGAAAACGATATTGTGTCAAAACTTTCAAAAATGGACAAAGTCAAAGATGCAAGAATTGTATATGGCGATTATGACATTGTCGTAGAAGTAGAAACTGAAACCGAAGCACAGATGGATAGTATAATAACAAAAAAAATTCGCAAATTAGACAAAGTAAGATCAACTATGACTTTGGGAATTGTGAATTAA
- the truD gene encoding tRNA pseudouridine(13) synthase TruD encodes MIPKIDSSIGIFAYSTNFEGIGGKIRTNQEDFFVSEILDQRTLSKISQTGSYAVYKLKKYGIDTNHALSEILKIHGIRLKALGLKDASATTEQFVCDTSTSKSPEKFITNRYDLTRIGFVTKPFTKKDMIGNHFKIKIQDADFTKIDNFNEYEKILNFFGYQRFGSKRPVSHLIGKAILQNDFELAVHLLLSFSSEYDSVENNKIRKMLEDKSNYSKALQEIPHQMDIERIVLHEMVQYGDAIKAIRTIPLSLRRFFVQAFQSYVFNCVVSQAFEYGEELFLPKEGDVCFDKKNDLGRYQNDPDQRLAIPLVGYSYSKKNRFDYQISQVLEKEQIHAKDFFSKEMQEVSNEGGFRQATIKCESFSTLEPFVSFTLSRGSYATILLREIMKPSDPIAAGF; translated from the coding sequence GTGATTCCAAAGATTGATTCCAGTATAGGGATCTTTGCATACAGTACAAATTTTGAAGGCATTGGAGGGAAAATACGAACAAATCAAGAGGATTTTTTTGTATCTGAAATTTTAGATCAGAGAACATTATCTAAAATTTCCCAGACCGGTAGTTATGCAGTATACAAGTTAAAAAAATATGGAATTGATACAAATCATGCTCTTTCTGAGATTTTGAAAATTCATGGGATAAGACTGAAGGCGTTAGGACTAAAAGATGCTAGTGCTACAACCGAACAATTTGTGTGTGATACAAGTACCTCTAAATCACCTGAAAAATTCATCACCAACAGATATGATCTTACGCGAATAGGGTTTGTTACAAAACCATTTACAAAAAAAGACATGATTGGGAATCATTTTAAGATAAAAATCCAAGATGCGGATTTTACAAAAATTGATAATTTTAATGAATATGAGAAGATTTTAAACTTTTTTGGATATCAGAGATTTGGCAGTAAAAGACCAGTATCTCATCTCATAGGAAAAGCAATACTACAAAATGATTTTGAATTGGCAGTTCATCTACTTCTTTCTTTTAGCTCAGAATATGATTCAGTTGAAAATAATAAAATAAGAAAAATGCTTGAAGACAAGTCAAATTATTCAAAAGCTTTACAAGAAATACCCCATCAGATGGATATTGAAAGAATAGTACTTCATGAAATGGTGCAGTATGGAGATGCCATCAAGGCCATAAGAACAATTCCTCTTTCTCTGAGAAGATTTTTTGTTCAAGCCTTCCAGTCTTATGTATTCAATTGTGTAGTAAGTCAAGCTTTTGAGTATGGCGAAGAATTATTTTTACCAAAAGAAGGAGACGTTTGTTTTGATAAGAAAAACGATCTTGGAAGATATCAAAATGATCCAGACCAAAGGCTTGCAATACCTCTAGTAGGCTATTCTTATTCTAAAAAAAATAGATTTGATTATCAAATTTCCCAAGTTTTAGAAAAAGAACAGATTCATGCAAAAGATTTCTTTTCAAAAGAAATGCAAGAGGTAAGTAATGAGGGGGGATTCAGACAAGCTACAATAAAATGCGAAAGTTTTTCCACATTAGAGCCATTTGTAAGTTTTACATTGTCTCGAGGCTCGTATGCAACTATTCTATTGCGTGAGATAATGAAACCTTCAGATCCTATTGCTGCAGGTTTCTAA